The Sminthopsis crassicaudata isolate SCR6 chromosome 5, ASM4859323v1, whole genome shotgun sequence genome contains the following window.
TGGCTATGATTACTCTTCTTTGCTTAAATTCTTGACAACTCGTGACTTTGCTTCATGACAGTACATCCTGCCAGTATTGGAAGGGAAGATCTTTTAAACCAGAATATAGTTTAGTgcgcattttttttttttttttagtaagagggcagctaggtgataaaTGGATAGTGCTGGGCATAGAAGTCAGAAACACtgatcttcctgtgttcaaatattgtctcagCCATGTACTAGCTATGCAACACTGGGCAGtgacttaaacctgtttgcctaagtttcctcatctctaaaatgatatggaaaaagaaatggcaaatcaatccagtatctttgccaaaaaacccccacaaaaaacccaaatgtggTTATGAAGAGTCTGAAATAACTGAATTGAACAATGGTTTGGTGCTTTTGTTTCTTATTAATTACTTCTTCCTATCCAGAAAGAGACTAAGTATTTAGTTTGAGGCTGACAATAAGCTAAGGCAGAAAACAGTTCAACAGCAGTTGGAGATGTAATGCCACCCAGCCTCATCATGAATCagacaaaaggaagaaattaaataatgGAGTGAGATGAGGAACCTGGCTATTTCTCACAGAAtcagtgtcagagctggaagggatttctgAGGTCATCTagtttctctctcattttacttatggagaactgggatttgaagttAGGCCTTTTGGAGCCTAAATTGtatcctgttttttttcttttgtttttccccagaCCTGTACTCAAAACATATTCCAGAGACATTCAGGCATCCAAGagttcttccttcattttttcctttgctttatttTAGGATGTGGATGCTGCCTACACAAGTAAAGTTGACCTCGGAACTAAAGTGGACACCCTGCAGCAAGAAATTGAATTCTTCACAGTTCTGTATGAGACAGTAAGTTTAGGGGCTATCTCCTTCAATTTAACCATCACAAGAGGCCTATAGGCCcttagaattcaaagaaaaaagctCTCAGGAAAGAAACACTCTGACTTGGTCACTAAAGTTGTGCGTGGAGATGGGGGGAGAGATAGTTCTGTCAATTCAggagaaagaaatgctaaaggaaGTGATCTCAGTAGCTGCCTAAACGAATTCACACTCTTATAGGAATTGGCCCAAATGCATAAAACTGTCAGTGACACCAATGTGGTCCTTTCTATGGATAACAATCGTACCCTGAACCTGGACAGCATACTTGAGGAGATCCAAGCTCAATATGAAGATATTGCTCAGAAGAGTAAGACGGAAGCTGATACCTTGTACCAGGCTAAGGTGAGAGAGGGAAGCAAGTACACATCTAGAGCACAATATGGTCTATAGAGGAACGAGTATTTGTTTTATCCCTTTCTGGGAAAGAATGATTGGGAGAAGAATTCCTTATCAAAAGTCCTGGAAGCTTTGTCTAATAGATCCCAGCATCCTTAACATTGCTCAAACAACTTTGGGGAGGTTGTTTCATTTGGAAGGCTAGATCACCAAGTGGGCTCAAGGGTAACTCTATCAACCTTAAATCAAATACAACAAACTGATTCTCCCTTCTCTATtgattgaattatttcttttggtcAATGATTCTTACCTGGCCAGCTTCACTTTATGCTTGAGGGCATATATCTAGCAGTCTTGGGCACTCTATTATAGAAGTGAAAAAAGAGGTGAACTGGCTACCTGAGAAGGCCACAAATCATCTGGACAATCTCCCTCCACTTGTTTTTGACTCTGGTCTTTCCCTTTAAATCTAGTACCAAGAGCTTCAGATCACTGCAGGAAAACATGGTGAAGATGTTAAGGTACTCAAGACTGAGATCAGCGAGTTGAACCGAACTATTCAGAGACTGCGTGCAGAAATTGACCGGGTCAAGAAACAGGTAGGGGCTATGGTTTGAATTTCTGTGATCAGAATCTCCCATGCCTATCATTTCTAGGTCAGTGGATGAACACCTTTGCACTATGTGCAAAGCTCTGTACCCATGCTGGGCATGAAGGGTGAGAAAAGGACTGGGGGCAGGGGAGGAGACAGGGATCTAAAAGAACTCCAGAATAAAGGAGTGCCTTAATCTTTGCCCTTGGGAAATTTGTGATATGGGCCCAGTAAAGAAGATGTGTATGACTCATGAGAATTAATCACAATGAAAAAGTTGTGTGATGTGGTGAAAAAAGCATAGTAGAAGTGAGAGACTAAtagaatgatagaaaaaaagagacaaggaaggaaagaaaaaaagaaggaaaacagatgaattcaggtcttcctgattaaaaacccagagctctatctattgtgttctgttttgctgttgtttaatcattttagtgtgtctgatttttcatgaccccatttctttgcaaagatattgaagtggcttgccatttctttccccaaccccttttataaatcaggaaactgaggcaaactgggctaagtgacttgcccaggattacacaattAGTATGTGtctcagactggatttgaactcatgaagatgagtcttcctgatttgaaAACTAGTGctgtatctactgtgccacctaatacCATATCCTCTAGCTATCTTAAAAGATCTATGTCCAAATCTCAGCTTGCCATTTGGGCATTGGGTCAGCCACTTAATGTAatggacctcattttccttatttatcaaaggagaggataggaataaatagacAAGACTCTTACCAGCTTTCAATGCTGTGATCCTGTTTCTTGGAACATGTCTTCTAGGTAATGCACCAACATGGCATAGGATCCATTGACTCACTTCATTTTATCCTCTACAGAATGCCTCGGTGGAGCAGGCCATCCTAGAGGCTGAGCAGAAGGGTGAGAAAACTGTCAAAGATGCCCAGGACAAGTTGGTCCAACTGGAAGATGCCCTGCAGCAGGCCAAGGAAGAGTTCACTCGGCTGCTTCGGGACTACCAGGAACTGCTGAGTGTCAAGTTGTCCCTGGATGTGGAGATTGCTACCTATAGAAAGCTGCTGGAAGGAGAAGAGAGCAGGTGAGCTCAGCAAGACATGCATTATACAGACTGCTCCTACCTTGGGCAGAATGGGATCACGGGACTCTAGAATTCAGAGCTAAAAAGCAGCTCAGAAgtcatcttttatcatctttataaCCTGGTTAGTATCTTGACCTATAAATCTGGCTCCTTGGTACAAGCAACTTAAAAGTCAATGGAACAAATAGCTTAAAATGATGCATTCAAATCAACTTTGTAATTCATTATGTAAAAATGACATAAGAAGTAATTAAGACAAATTCAATAGAGTAGGAGAGAGAATGACTATAGTGGCTAATAATTAGCAATTAGTTCCTGTTTTAACTGGCTATTCTCACTCATTAAGTGCTTAGTTCCCCATCAATAAAGAAGGGAATCCACGCTACTCAATGTTAACATTTTTGCCTTCCAAATTTTGGTGCCCTGAGGCTAGTCACTAATAGGTGATCCAATTACTTAAGGAAAGACAAAGTAGTAGTACTGGAGGACTGGATGATTGTGGGGGATGAACAGAAAGTATCTGGGAAGCAGCAACAGGGCAGTTATGGTTGAGGATGGCTGTCTTTTTAACTCATCACTCTAGCTTGGAAACATTGAAATTAATAAAGCAGGTATTACCCAAAGCTGAATTCTTTTCCAAGCCTCACTTAGAAGAACTGATTGTACTCTTTCTCTTCTCACAGGCTCTCTGGAGATGTGTCCAGTTCTGTGACCTACTGTAAGTAATCTGTGTTGGGGGTAGGGGAGGGATTTTGTTGAGCTCCTTAACCTCTTCTCTGTCTGGAATGTGAGCTCCCTGTACCTTTGAATGCAAAGAAAGATATGGTACTGAGGAAAATCAAGGGGGAGGAGGGCACACAGGGTACAGGCAAGATAGGAGGTGATGGTGAAGTCTAAGAGATGTCTTAAAATCTAGGATGAATGGCTGGGATTTAGTCTTGAGCCTTGgttaggagagagagaggggagggagagacacaTACCTacaaaagacagacagacacatacacagattcagagagacagagagaaagagatgcacacacacacacacacacacacacacacacacacacacacaagagggGAGGGGAAACAAGACGAACTTACTTCTGAGAAAGATGATTCTTGATCCTGAATGTTGGATAGATGGTTGAGGTGTGGGGTTCTCCAGGGTCTTGaacttcttctctgtctccttatAGCCGTGGTTACAAGCAGTGTCTCATCCACTGGTGCAGCATCAACAAGTCTTGGTCAAGGGAGCAAGAGCTCTGTAGAAGGAAGCAATAGATACAGCTCAGGAGTTGAAAATAGCTCTGGAACCGTATCTGGCTCTACACGTGCTACTTCTGGATCTGCAGGATTCAGCTCTGGATCTGGAACCCAAGAATCTAGTTCCAGGAAGACCCAGGGTTACAGCTCAGGGCAGGGAAGTCAGGAGGGCTCTTATTCCCGAGTGAAATTCTAAACTCCTGGCTTAGATTTTTGGTCTCCTCAAGATTGCTTATATGTGATTTCCCTTATTCTGGCCTCTGATCCTTCCTCATCTTATGCCATCTGGAGATGGAAGTCTCTTGAATCAAAAGCAGATCTCCTTTGTCTATTCAGCCTTCTTAGTGAAATTGGGAAGGCAGGAGAAGGATCCATgtttagtgttttttttgttcatcttttatcTCCCTTCCTACTTGTTCCCTCCTAttgttttcctcttcctttctttccactccctcccccccccattcccTATCAGACTGTTGCAAGAAGTCTGTTCTCACCTTCTTTTCCACCATCCCTGGTTCTAAATAAGGGTCACTATTATGAGTCAGGGTCAGTCCTAGAGTATCTGCCTCAGTGGAGGGGATATAATCCATAGTAATGGATGCTCCCCAAAATTATGTGCATTGATGTTTGCATTGtatgatattgttattattatttttgagaatAGGGTTTGTTTACTGCTCAGGCAGATTTCCTATCTCTGAAAACATCTCAAACAATGGAGAACAGATAAAAAATCTAGGACTGCATTAAAGAGCATGGTGACTTCTATCCAGAATACAAGATTTTTCTACAAAAAGCATGATTTCTATTTGAATCATTGAGACTACCTGACCACTCACATTTGCTATTCCCAGGGACCCAGAAGAGTGTGTTTTTCCTtgattatgttattattattattatttttggacaTAGTAATACTCTTGTAAGATATAATTAGAACCCCATGAAAAGGATCCAAGATATAATTGCCACCAAATGATGTGTTCAGCGCAATAGTAGGCCCCTGATAGCTATCTGATCTTAGTTTGCGGATAAATATTCCTTCTGAGTAAATGGGTTAGGTTAAGTGTAAAAATTAAGTTGAGGCTCATATTATTTGTGGTTAACATCTTGTTGTCTATGCTTTTATGCCCTTTTTTAAAGCCTTGGAtgctcccctctccccttttccctatcTTATCAATAAACTTCATTAAAAAATGCTCATGTTGTGTCTAAATATTGGTCATGGGTATCAGAAAAAAGGACTACAGTCTTCCCTAATCATATGCCCCACTCTATCCCCTCTTCTGACCAAGATGTGAAGAGTTATCTCATCCTTATTCATTAATAAAGGACATTATGGTAATTAGaggaaaaataactcatttatagAGTGCATGCTGATTTCAAGATAtcttcctcacaacaactctgtgaagtagatggTGCATAAggcatttcccccattttacagactagAAAACTTGAGTCTTAACTAGgtcatgtgacttgcccaaagttacatatCTAACAAATCTCAGAACCAGGTTTCCCAACTCCAAATACATTATCTCCTAGGTGATGTCAATCATTTCTGGTTAGCTTTGCTGGTGGAAATCCTGAGAACTTTTTGACCTATTCcgtcttcccagaatcctctttgTTCTTTGtactttgggttttctttttgtttgtttgtttttggtataGATACATGAATATGAATTTATCTCATGTCCTGAAAAGACTAGATAAAGTAGAAATAACTTAGGAAAGACTAGAAAGTATCTGGTGATAAATTCTTTAGCAGTTCTTCAATATCCCCATCCTGGGACTGGGAAGTATCACAGGATAATAAAATTTTAGGGCTAAAAGGGACCTCAAGAAATTACTTGGTATAAAAcctctttttaaagagaaagaattagaGGGAACAAGTGACCTACTTGAGGATGCACTGAGAGAAGCTCTCAAATTCAGCTTTCTTGAGTCTCTCCATTCCATGTTGTCATACCACATTGGACTACTTTCTAATATTCCACCCTTACAATAACTCTTAATTAGCTATATTTAAAGATTATATAACTTTAAGACCAATGGGGTTGACATTTTTAGATTGATCTGTTGCTAAATTCTTGcttagaaatatagttttcaattattGTTCAATTCAATTGAGTATTCCAGGAATactgcatacatacatacatatatatatatgcaaactaTAATCATTATGTAGTGTTTCTTGAGGGCAAGTACTTTAATTTGCACCTTTGAAATCTCTAGTAATCTTTGTGATATCTagtatctttgtatctctagtaaaTTAGAATATCTATGGTGATACTATGTTGTTATATTTTAGTCCTTTTCAGTCCTGATTCTTTTGGTTAtttccttggcagagatgctggagtgatttgctatttccttctctagatcattttacaaatgaggaaactgaggcaagcagggctgaggcaagtcacacagctagtaagtgcttgagGCTAATttaatcagaattgataatcatgtAGTAtggttgttaaagtgtataatgatctccagattctgctcatttcacttagcatcggctcatataagtctctccaagcctctctagttatcctgctggttatttcttacagaagaataatattccataacattcatataccacaatttacaactcagccattctccaattgatgggcatccttcaatttccagtttctagccactatgaaaagggccgccacaaatatttttgcacatacaggtccctttcccttctttaatatttctttgggatacaagcccagtagaaacactgctggatcaaaggatatgcaaagcttgataactttttgaatatacttccaaatcgctctccagaatggttggatccattcacaactccaccaacaatgcatcagtgccccagtttccccacatcccctccaacattcatcattatcttttcctgtcatcttaaccaatctgagaggtgtataatggcatctcagggttgtcttaatttgcatttctttgatcaataatgatttagaataatGAGTAaatgatggagaaggaatcagatgggtgccaatgagtcgtatttgcttggtccatcagagagagacagaaaaagagaaagacctcaaaacaaaagagaaaaacctaagaaacatctgacactgaaagagcatggctaacaagaactttaaaaccagcaggaatcattggatttcctaatacaagatgagactaatgtaCAATGGActtatagacatatataaattctcaatttatgattatttgatcatgttatttgttacatacttctagcatgtgttatgttactatgtatttatgtaatttatgtaattatgtgtaatagctcccatattgatggatttatgtttcaaggtcatgaccaccctatgttctaaatcaaaagaaagggggagatgttaggattacaaggtgagaactcaggttgtctgggcaattctctagctcagaattcacacctttagttccagcctttagggggagtttacacctttgaacttctgaaaaggagtttacacaccctttaaaaggagaaagttcattggttgaagtaattttctcacAAGTCCCATTGAGTtttcactacaatctctgctaggataaaagaagagggcaggagggcaaggagttagtTGAGTCTGGGATTAAGTTGAGACAGCAGTctttacaattcaagaacttGATAGACTTTTAACTcgatataataaatttttttttattttgtgatcagtaatgacctctagttcttatttggtcacaaatttcttcctcctccacaggtctgagaggtctcattctttatgcttagattttgatctgatcttgttgtttggtgttaagtgtggatcaatgcctcgtttctgccatactaatttccagttttcccagcagtttttgtcaaataatgaattcctatcccaaaagttgagatctttgggtttgtcaaacactagattgctatggttattgactattttgtcctgtgaacctaacctattctactgattaactagtctatttcttagccaataccaaatggttttggcgaccactgctttataataaagttttaaatcaggtacgtcttcatttgattttttttttcattacttcccttgaaattcttgaccttttttcttccagatgaatttgttgttatttttttctaggtcattaaaatagtttcttgggagtctgattggtatagcactaagtaaatagattagtttagggaggattgtcatctttattatattcactcaactattcaagagcacttaatatttttccaattatttagatctgactttatttgtgtggaaagcgttTTGAAGTTTTgctatatagttcctgactttcccttggcagatagattcccaaatattttatactatcagcagttattttaaatggaatttctttttgtatctcttgttgttgggttttgttagtgatatataaaaatgctgatgatttatgtagatttattttgtatcttgcaactttgctaaagttgtggattatttctagtagctttttagtagaatctctggtgttctctaggtataccatcatatcatctgcaaagagtgataatttggtttccttattacctactctaattcctttgatctctttttcatctcttattgctgaagctagcatttctaatacaatatttaatagtaatggtgagagtgggcaaccttgtttaatttctgatttattgggaatgattccagtttatcaccattacatatgatgcttactgatgattttaaatagatgctattgattattttaaggtaaatcccatttattcctgtactctgtagtgttttttaataggaatgggtgttggattttatcaaatactttttctgcatctattgagatgattatatggtttttgttattttggttattaatatggccaatatgctgatagttttcctaatattgaaccagccctgcatttctggtatgaatcctacttggccatggtgtattatcctggagatgattttctgtcatctttttgctaatattttatttaagatttttgcatcaatgttcattagggagattggtctataattttctttctctgttttcatgctacctggtttaggtatcagtaccatgtctgtggtGTATTTGGTTCTTATTGTCTAAGtggccaataaatatttattaagcacctactatgtgccaggcactatgctaaagaGATGAAAGaccattcctgccctcaagaagttcat
Protein-coding sequences here:
- the LOC141544302 gene encoding keratin, type II cytoskeletal 4-like isoform X1, whose translation is MSRQVVWRSQSGGYSSGSAVLPGRSRRVAGSTSVLKFGSSSGARGVGSSSRSLVNLGGHKSILTSVAGGSSGQGSLGYGGYTVGGFGSGRVGGGSFGVGGFSLGGLGGVGMGGGPFVPNICPGGIHEVVTNQSLLEPLDVKIDPEVQQVKTEEREQLKVLNNQFATFIDKVRFLEQQNQVLKTKWDLLQQLNVSTRTTNLDSFFEAYLSNLRNQVDNLKSQKSQQDVELKATQDSVEDFKKKYETEINARTNAENDFVVLKKDVDAAYTSKVDLGTKVDTLQQEIEFFTVLYETELAQMHKTVSDTNVVLSMDNNRTLNLDSILEEIQAQYEDIAQKSKTEADTLYQAKYQELQITAGKHGEDVKVLKTEISELNRTIQRLRAEIDRVKKQNASVEQAILEAEQKGEKTVKDAQDKLVQLEDALQQAKEEFTRLLRDYQELLSVKLSLDVEIATYRKLLEGEESRLSGDVSSSVTYSVVTSSVSSTGAASTSLGQGSKSSVEGSNRYSSGVENSSGTVSGSTRATSGSAGFSSGSGTQESSSRKTQGYSSGQGSQEGSYSRVKF